The stretch of DNA CGTTGCGCTTGCGCTCGAACGCAATCCCGAGGCCGTGGCGGCCATGAAGGCAGCGAATTGGGAAATCGCCAGCCACGGTTTGCGCTGGATCGATTACCAGGACATTCCGGAAGAAGCGGAGCGAGAGCACATCCGGCAAGCCATCGCGCTGCATGCCGAAGTGACCGGCGAGCGTCCGCTCGGCTGGTATCAGGGCCGCACCAGCCCCAACACGGCGCGTCTGGTCGCGGAGGAGGGTGGATTTATTTATGACGCCGATTCGTATGCCGACGATCTGCCCTATTACGATCGCACCCATGACCGGGCACAATTAATCGTACCCTATACGCTCGATGTGAATGACATGAAGTTCGCGGCGTTGAACGGATTCACGGAAGGCGAACAGTTCTTTCGCTACCTGCGCGACAATTTCGACATGCTTTATGAGGAAGGCGGCCGCATGATGTCGGTAGGGCTGCATTGCCGTCTGGTCGGCAAGCCCGCGCGCGCCCGCGCCCTGCGACGTTTCCTGGCTTATGTGCGCGAACGCGAGGATGTCTGGGTTGCCACGCGGTTGGACATCGCCAAACACTGGTTGGAGACGCATCCGGCATGATCGACGCTGCGTCCGAAGAAGCATTCGTCGCCCGCTTTGGCGATTTATACGAACATTCGCCTTGGATCGCGCGCGAGGCGTGGCGTGCGCGCCCGTTCGCCGATGCCGATGCGTTTCTGGCGGCCCTTTCCGCCGTGGTGCGACGTTCGGGGGAGGAGAAGCAACGCGCGCTCGTGCAGGCGCACCCCGAATTGGCGCGCAAATTCGGCGTCGATTCCGAACTCGGGCGTCTTTCAGCGTCCGAGCAGGCCGGGGCAGGGCTGGATCGGCTGTCACCTGAGGAATTCACCCAATTTCGTGCGCTCAACGATGCTTACCGCGCGCGCTTCGATATGCCATTCGTCATTTGCGTGCGTAAAGCCGATAAGGCGAGTATTCGAAGCGAATTGGAGCGGCGCCTAGCGCAATCGCCAAAAGAGGAACTTGAGGAAGCCTTGCGCCAGATCGATCAGATTGCGGCGTTGAGATTGAAGGACAAGTTGGCATCATGACGACACTTTCCACTCATGTTCTCGATACCGCGAAGGGCTGCCCCGCAGCGGGTGTGACGGTCCGTTTGTTGCACGACGATCGGGTTGTGTTCGACGGCGTGACGAACCAGGATGGCCGTTGTCCTGAATTGCGTGAGATCGCACTGCCTTCCGGCGTTTATCAACTGGAATTCGCGGCAGCAGCGTATTTCCACGCGCAAGGCATGAAGCTTGCGGAACCCCCGTTTCTCAATGTGATCCCAATCGTTTTCGGCCTGGGAAACGAGGGGCATTATCACGTTCCGCTTTTACTTTCCCCCTATGGATATTCCACCTATCGCGGGAGCTAGCGCGCCTTCTATTTGCGAGTGTGTTTCATATCTGTTCGCAAGTTTCGTCCCAATAATTATTTGATGAAACATTGCGTCATCACGGCGTTGTGGTCGCAGGTCTACGAAAAAGGATGACAGAAAATGGCCACCGATACGGAAAACACCTTTCTTACCGATGTGAACATGCTGCGCGAGCGTGCAAAACAATCACTCGATAACGGTGCGCTCATGCCGAGCTATAAAGGCGACGTGCAGAAGACGATCGATTTGTTGCAATCTGTGGTTGCTACGGAGTTGGTCTGTGTGCTGCGCTATACGATGAACTCGATCTCGGTCGAGGGTCTGACGAGCGAAAGCGTCGGCGCGGAATTCGCCGAACACGCCAAGGACGAGCGCAAGCATATGCTGGGAGCGGCGGAACGTATCGATCAACTCGGCGGCGTGCCGAACTTCGATCCGGAAGGCTTGGCGAGCCGTTCGGCCACCGAATATGGCAAGGCTGGCACGTTGATCGATATGGTAAAGCAAAATCTCATCGCAGAACGCGTCGTGATCGAACATTACCAAGAACTGATCCGCTATTTCGGCGACAACGATCCTACGACGCGCATCATGCTGGAAGGCTTCCTTGCGGAAGAAGAAGATCATGCAACCGACATGCACGATCTGCTCGTTGCGCATGAAGGCAAGCCTTTTCTTTCGTAAGGCGACTTCTCTGCATCAAAAAGCCGGGTCTATCGCCCGGCTTTCTTTGTTGTTTCAGTAAGATTTCAGCAGTCGGTCCAGATAGTCCAATTCGCTCTGCGGGCGGGTTCGGTCTGAATCGCGATGGCGCAATTCGCGTTCGATCTCGCGAGCGCGGTCTCGGGAATTGGCTTCGGGAATCTGGCCATCTGTATCCATGTCCTGATTGCCCTTGCCTAGTTTGCGGCCCAACGGATCGCGGTCCGACTTTTTATCCTGCTGCGCTTCGTCGCCCTCATCGTCCTGATCGCCGCCGTTTTTTCCAGCTTTCGCAGCACCTTGGCTATGGCCGCCTTTCCCCATGGTCGGCAAAAGAGCGATCGGCCCGCCGCCATGCGATTTGCCTTTCTGCGCTTGGCTCATTTGCTGGCCAGCTTCCGCCAGATCCTTCAAAACTTGCTGCTCCGCCGCCTGCGCTTCGATATCCTGCGCATGGGAAAGCGCATGACGCACTTTCTTCATATCGGCGTCGGCTTTGGTTAGCCCTTCGAGATTTTTGCCGGTCAGCGTTTTTACATCGTCATTGAGAAGCCGATCGACACGATGCAGCGCGCGTTGGGTTGCATGATCGTCACGGCGTTGATCGTCCTGCGCGGCTTGCGTGGCGGGATCGAGCGGAGAAGGAGTGACGTCCTGCGGTAGTGGCGCTTCTTGCTGTTGCGTCTGTTCCATTCCTGGCGGGGGCTTGAGGCCCAACCGGCGCAGCAATTCGGAGGTCGGCATATTGGCCAGATCCTGCCCGCCCGCAGCATCGGCGTTCTGATCGTTCTCGGACAATATTCTTTGCTTCGCACCGAGGCGCGATTGAACGTGATCGAGAAGTTTGGTCTGGTTTTTCACCAAATCGCGCAAGGCGCCTCGTTGCGCCTGTGCTTCCGCCTGGGCCTGGAGTTGCTTGGCGATATTGGCCAAATCCTCCGGCGTGGCGTTGCGCATGCGCTCGGTCATGCTTTCCAGTTCCTGGAGGCGGCGCATGGCGTCTTCTCCATGACCATTGGCGGCATCGGATTGCAACCGCCGCATCAGACGTGAAAGCGCGTCGTCGGAATCGCTTCCATTCTGGCCCATATCGGGCATCGCGCCGCCTTCCATCATCGCGCGTTGCATGAGCGATTGCAGGCGGCGGCTGAGCGCCTCGCGCAAGGTGGTCATGCGCCGGGCCAGTTCTTCCTGCTCCTCAGTGGTGTGGCCCGCGCGGCCGAGTTGCCGCATGTGGTCGAGTTGCGCCTGCACGGCGGCTTGCGCTGCACGAATATCGAGATTGGCCAAGGCTGTTTCCCGGTCTTCTCGGCGGATGTCTTCCAAATAGAGCGCCACGGCCCAGGTCAGGCCGAGTGTTTGCTCCTTCGCATCCGGAACATCGGGATCGGTCAACATGCTCGCAGCAAGATCGAGCGTGAGAATCGCGCCGGTTTCTTGCGAGGGAAGCGCTTCAGTCAAAGCTCGCAGATCGTCCGACGCCGCCAGGCGATTTTCTTCGCCCAACCCAAGGCGGTGACGCAGCGCTACCAGGGCTTTGGCGATCGGATCATGAAAGACCCGTTCAGGCAGTTTGAACGTTGAGGCTTGGCTGCGCGCATGGAGGCCACTGGCGCTGGTGGCGAACAATGTGGCTTCCACTTCTTCTCCCGCCCAAGAATCGGCAGAGAGATCGGGCGTCGCTACGCCATGGGCCTGATGCGGTCGTCCGTTCAACGGGATCGGCACGCGCAGTACGCGGGGGTCGTTTCCTTTTTTTAGCCGGATTTCGGCCTGAAGTTCCGTGATGCCATGCGCTTGGGCGACTTTCCAGGGTAGCGTCGTGCGCCAGCCGTCCTTTTCCTGTCCCGGCTTTCCTTCCCAGGCGACATCGGGGGCGAGGTCGGGCTGCACGGAGAGGTGCCAATCCGCGACGGTGCGCCCGCGTGCCCGAACCAGCAAATCGCCGCTGCCATTGAGGATGCCGTGCAGGGTCCAGCTTTTGCGATCGAGCGCATGCGCGTCCGGACGACCAATATCCGTGCCCGTCAAATAAGGTGCGCTGGAAACGCCGGTGATCGTTGCGGTAAGGCGCGCGCCTTGCGGAATGCTGGCATTGCCGTGGCGGCCTTCGAGGAAAACAGGCGCGCCGGGGGCATAATCCGGCAGATCGATCCAAGCCTGAATTTGCGGTAACGGAACATCGGCGTCGTCGGTGCCGGGCACGAACGCGGCATAGAGGCGAGATGGCGCGGAACTGCCGGCAATCGCACCGGCTGCGAGCAAGACCGCGCCGAGCACCACCCAACCGATGCGCTCTTTCGATTTCAGGCGCGGATGCGGCCAACCGGTGCGCAGATTGCCGATTTGCGCGGCGACGCGCGCGGCATGTTGTTTCCAAACGCTGTCATGCCCCGGCTCGGCAGGATGATCGTGCAGCGTCAGTAAAGGTTGAAACGGCAGATGCGAGGCGCGCTCGATTCGCTGATCGATCTGTAAAGGTGTCGGGCGGGGCAGGCGCGCGAGACCGCGGATGGCGAGTGCGATGGCGCTGGACGCCACCCCGGCCAATAGAAGCGCATGAAGACTATCCGGCAGGCTCTGCGGTAAGCGGACAAGGCCCGCCAAAGCATAGCCACCCACCATGGCCACCGGCAAACGCAACGCGGGCCAAGCATTCTCCGCCAGCAAAACCCAACGTGCGCGCCGCCGTGCACGTGAAAGGCGCGAACCTAAGGGAAGCAGGTTTTTGACGTTGCTCGGTTGCGTCGCGGGTGCTGTCGTCATTGTGTCTCCAGCCAATCGGGCAACATTTCGCCCGTCCACAACGCATCCACGGGTTGGCGTGCGCGGATTTGCTGCCACTGGCCGTTCTCGACCATGGCCTGAGCGGCAAAAGGGCGTGAGTTGTAGGTTGAACTCATGACCGCGCCATAAGCGCCGCTATCGAGGATGGCGACGACATCGCCCGGTTGCAAGGCGGGAAGTGGTCGCGCGGTCGCAAAGACATCGCTGCTTTCACACACAGGGCCGACAACGGTCTGAGGCACGAGATCGGCATGGGCGCGTTCGGGAGAGAGCGGAACGATGCCATGCCATGAACCGTAAAGGCTGGGGCGTGCGAGATCGTTCATCGCCGCGTCCAGAATAAGAAAATTCGGAACGCCCTCGGGCTGATGTTTGGTGTCGATCACGGATGTCAGAAGAACGCCCGCCGGGGCGGCCAGCCATCGACCCGGCTCAATGGCGAGGCGCACATCCAAATCGCCGAGCGTTTCGCGGATGGCTCCCGCCAGCGCCGAAGGCGGCGGGGCGAGTTCGTCACGATAGCGAATGCCGAGGCCGCCCCCGCAATCGACCGTTTCGACGCTTAAACCTTGCGCCCGCAGCGTGCGCACCATCTCTGCCACGCGCGCATAAGCGGCTTTGAAGGGGGCGGGGCTGAGAATCTGGCTCCCGATATGCGTGGCGAGGCCGATCGGTTCGATTCCCGGCAGGGCGGCGGCTTCGGCATAGATAGCGGGGACGCGTTCCCAATCGATGCCGAATTTATCCCCCGCGCGGCCGGTGCTGATCTTGTCATGCGTGCCCGCATCGATATCGGGATTAACCCGCAATACGACACGCGCGGTCAAATCGAGATGTTGCGCCACGCTGGAAAGGCGGCGCAGTTCCTCGACGCTTTCGATGTTGATCTGTCCGATGCCATGGCGCAGGGCCAACGTCAGTTCGGCGTTGGTCTTGCCGACGCCTGAGAACACGATATGCGCGGGGTCGATTCCCGCATGAACCGCGCGCAGGAACTCTCCTCCGCTGACGACATCCGCGCCGCAGCCTTCCTCTCGCAGCACCGTCAAGGTGGCGAGATGATCGTTAGCTTTCATCGCATAATGCAGCGCGACATCCAAACCGGCCTGGACGAAGGCGTGATGCAGGTTCCGCGTGCGCCGCCGTAGCGTTCCCGCGCCCGTAATCCAACAGGGCGTGCCGAGCCGCTCGGCAATCAGATGCAGTGGCACGTCTTCGAAAAGGAGGCCGTCCTGCACATCCATACGAAGAGAAGGGCGGGAGGCGAGCAAGCTGAGCGTGTCTGGGTCCGGGCGTGTCATGGCGTATAGATTACCGAGGCATGGGGGCGCTTCCAAGGAGAAGCATCGCCGATATAGGGTGGTTTTTATGACAGATGAACTGATTCAAGCCGCAATTCATATCCGCAAGCGCGCCTATGCGCCTTATTCCAAATTTCTCGTAGGCGCGGCCCTGCGTTGCGAAGGCGTGGTTTATGCCGGTTGCAACGTCGAGAATGCGGCTTATCCGCTGGGCAGTTGTGCCGAAGCCGGTGCGATTTCCGCCATGGTAGCGGGTGGAGGCCGCCAGATCGAAGAGATCGTGATTGTTGGCAATGGCGATGTGGCTTGCACGCCTTGCGGTGGATGCCGCCAACGTTTGCGCGAGTTCGGTCGCCCGGACCTGGTTGTGCGGATGGTGAGCGAAAGCGGCGAGACGAAATTGGTGCGCACTCTAGGGGCGTTGCTGCCCGATGCGTTCGGGCCGGAAAATCTGGCGTGAAAATCTGGGGCTGCTTCGCGGCGCTGATATGCTGGGGGCAGGGGGCAATGGCCGAACCCATTTTACTGCCTGGAATTGGCGCCGGGGTGCGGCATAATGTGGATGTCAGCAAAAGCCCATGGCGAATTCTGGGCCGCGTGCAGACGGAACTCGGAACGCGCTGCACCGGTTTTCTCGTAGCGCCTTCCGTCATCGAGACGGCGGCGCATTGTTTATGGCTTCCCCAGACCGAGCATTATATTCAGCCTTCCAGCGTGCATTTTCTTCTCGGCTACGATGCGGGCGATTTCCGGGCGACGGCGCGAGGCGTGCGGATCATCATCCCGCCCGGCTACGATCCTCACTATGAAATCCGCACGGGCCAGGCCGATCATGCCACGATCATCTTGGATCATCCGATGGTGTCCAACCGGGAGATTCTCCCCTCGATTGCGCCTTCCGTCGGTCAGCAGGCCATGTTGGCGGGGTATGAGCAAGATCGTGGAGAGATCGCTTTCGGAGATGTTCATTGCCGAATCACAGCGATTCGGGGGCGCCTTCTCGATCACGATTGCGCTGCCACGCATGGCGCGAGCGGCGCGCCGCTGTTGCTTTTAGGGCCGCAGGGATGGGGCATTGGCGGCATCGATATCTGGGCGCAGGCGGAAAAGGGCGGCACGGCGATACGTGTTTCGGACTAATGCCGTGACGCCACGGATTTCAGAAATATTGCTCGCTCGTAAAACGGTCTGTCCATTTCCTCGTTAGGTGTTTGAGTATGTTTTAGAGGCGATAGGAAAGATGTCCGCGCTGTTACCTTCATCCAGCATTATTCCGCCCGCAGTACTGATCGTCGAAGATCAAGCGCTTTTGCGTTTTCTAGCGGCGGATATGGTCGAGGAAGCTGGTTTTACCGCGCTTGTCGCGGAGGATGCGACGCAGGCCATCATGATGATGGAGCGGCATCCTGGAATCAGAACGGTATTTTCTGATATCGATATGCCCGGCGCGATGAATGGCTTGGAATTGGCACGCTATATCAGCCGTTTTTGGCCGCCCGTTGGTATTGTGCTGACCTCGGGAATGTGCCCCGATATGAAGGGCGCGCTCCCACCAGACGGTATTTTCCTGCCCAAACCCTATCTTTTTCATGAAGTTACGGCGGCGCTGCATCGTCTTGTGCATTAAGGATCAGGAATGACTGAAAAGGGCTTGGTAATCATAACGGGGGGCGGCCGGGGCATCGGGTGCGCTATCGCGAAAACATTGGCGCATGACGGTTATACCGTTGCCATCACCTACACCAAATCTCCAGATGTCGCCGAACGCGTCGTCCGTGAGATCGCCGAAAGCGGCGGGCGGGCGAAAGCCTATCAGGCAAACGTCACACAGCCCGCGCAAATTACGGCTCTCTTTAAAGATGCGATTGATGAATTGGGACCGCTCTACGGCTTTGTGAACAATGCCGGCGTTACGGGCGAACGCGCGTTGATCGCTGATCAGAAGCCCGAAGATCTGCAAGAACTGATTGCGACTAACGTCACTGGGAGCCTTATTGCCGCGGGGGAAGCCGTTAAGCATCTTTCCACCAAGCGTGGCGGAAAAGGCGGCGTGATCGTCAACATCTCCTCAGTCGCCGCGCGGTTAGGCGGATTGCCTGGGCTGGTGGCTTATGCTGCGACGAAAGGGGCGATCGAGACCTTTACGAAAGGCTTGGCCAACGAAGTGGCGCGGGAAGGCGTGCGCGTGAACGCGGTGGCGCCCGGCCTGACCGATACGGAAATGGTCACTGAAGAGACAGCGGAAAAAATCGGCGAGCATGTGCCGATGGGACGAATCGGTAAGCCCGAAGAAATTGCCGATGCCGTGCTTTATCTGCTCTCGGATCGCGCGTCCTACATTACTGGAACGACGTTAACGGTTTCCGGCGGGCGATAGGTTTTTAAGGAAATGTGGCGCACCCGAAAGGACTCGAACCTCTAACCCCCAGATTCGTAGTCTGGTGCTCTATCCAATTGAGCTACGGGTGCGTAACAGGCCGTTAAACGACCTGATGGATATATGGCGCACCCGAAAGGACTCGAACCTCTAACCCCCAGATTCGTAGTCTGGTGCTCTATCCAATTGAGCTACGGGTGCGTCGTGGGCGGGTTCTTACCGAGTTGTGCCCGACCCTGCAAGAGGGCCGGGAAAGATTTTTTTTCTTCAACGTGTTGGGCGGGTCATCGTGATGTGGGCGCGGCAAGAAGGCGAACCATAGGTTCCGCCAATAGCCTGACCGACGGGATAGCCGTTGAAAACGATCGCATATGGTTTGCGGTTGGCGTCCGTCATTTGAAGCTGCGCATGGAAATGAAGATTGTCCGGTCCGCGCACGCCTTTAAGAACGAGAGCGCCATCGCCCGGCGTGAAGCTGATGGCATGCGCACCCAATTGCAGCGTCGAGTTCTGGTCGGTTGGGCAGGTGCCTTGATCCGTCACCAATGCGCCCGTCCAGATTCCAACCGGGTCGCGGTCCGGCGTGGAGGGGCCGGAACAGGCGGAAAGCAGCAACAAGCCCGTTCCCGCTACAGAAAGAAAAGAAAATTGAGGGGAGGGCTTGCGAAGACGGCGCATGAGACTCTCTTTTGCGTTTAAATCAGACTCGGATGACATGTATGCGTTCGTTAAGGATGACGGTTGCACACGAACCTTTTATAGGATGGCCGCGAAAGCTGCATATGCCTGTTGGAAGTGAAAGATCGCCCTATGACCGTCCCTGAATCTCCGGCCACTGAGCAACTCGATCATCGTCTTCATGACGATCGGGTGCTGATTCTCGATTTCGGAAGCCAGGTTACGCAATTGATCGCACGGCGCGTGCGCGAAAGCGGCGTGTATTGCGAAATCTGGCCTTTCACGGTGGATGCGGCCCGCATCAGTGCTTTTGCGCCGAAGGGGATCATCCTCTCCGGCGGCCCGGCCAGCGTTCACGATGTGAACTCGCCCCGCGTGCCGGAAATCGTTTTCGATTTGAACGTGCCGGTTCTGGGCATCTGCTACGGCCAGCAGGCCATGTGCCTTCAACTGGGTGGCAAAGTCGAAACGCACGAACATCGCGAGTTCGGCCGTGCGCATATCGAGATCGCCGAGGATTGCGCGCTGTTCCGCGGCACGTGGTCACGCGGGCACCGCGAGCAGGTTTGGATGAGCCATGGCGACCGCGTTACGCAATTGCCGCCGGGCTTCCGCGCCGTTGCATGGTCCGAAGGTGCGCCGTTCGCGATCATCGCCGATGAAGGTCGCCGCCTCTACGGCGTGCAGTTCCACCCTGAAGTGGTCCACACCCCGCATGGCGCGGCGCTGCTGCGCAATTTCACGCACGATGTCGTCGGTTGCAAAGGCACCTGGACGATGGCCGGTTTCCGCGATTTGGAGATTGCGCGCATCCGCGATCAGGTTGGCAGCGGGCGCGTTATTTGCGGCTTGTCCGGTGGCGTGGATTCGTCGGTAGCGGCCAAGCTGATCCACGATGCGATCGGTGATCAACTCACCTGTATTTTCGTCGATCCAGGCATTATGCGGGCGAATGAGGCGGAAGAAGTCGTCAAGACGTTCCGTGGGCGTTTCAACATCCGCCTGGTTCATCGCGATGCATCCGATCTGTTCCTCGGCGCTTTGGCGGGCGTTACCGATCCGGAGATCAAGCGTAAGACGATTGGGCGGCTTTTCGTCGAAGTGTTCGAGGAAGAAGCGGCCAAGCTGGGCGGCGCTCAATTCTTGGCGCAGGGTACGCTTTATCCCGACGTCATCGAATCCGTCAGCTTCACCGGAGGGCCTTCGGTCACGATCAAGTCGCATCACAATGTGGGCGGCCTGCCGGAGCGCATGAACATGCAGCTTGTCGAGCCGCTGCGAGAATTGTTCAAGGATGAGGTGCGGGCTCTGGGCCGCGAACTTGGAATTCCCGAAAATATCGTCGGGCGGCATCCCTTCCCAGGGCCGGGTCTTGCCATCCGTATTCCGGGCGCGGTGGACCGTGAGAAGCTCGATCTTCTACGGAAGGTGGATGCGATTTATCTCGAAGAAATCCGCAATGCCGGTCTTTACGACGCGATCTGGCAGGCTTTTGCCGTGCTGCTTCCTGTTCGCACCGTTGGCGTGATGGGAGATGGCCGCACTTACGATCAGGCTTGCGCCCTACGCGCCGTCACCAGCACGGACGGTATGACGGCGGAAGTCTATCCCTTCGATTTCGGATTCCTCAATCGCGTGGCAGGCCGAATCGTCAATGAAGTGCGTGGCATCAACCGCGTTACCTACGACATCACCTCCAAGCCGCCGGGTACGATCGAATGGGAATGATACGCGGCCATCGCGCGTAAAAAACTTTTTAAAACCTTTTCCGGCGCATGTTTATCAAGCGATGGAAGAAGTGTTTCATTGAAATCAATGGAGAAAACAGGGCCCTTCAATATTGAAGGGTCTTTTTTTGCTCGTAAAACGCGCTCTCTAGAAATATGGCAAATTGTTTCTAGAGAGCGAATTTGATACAAATTTGCGAGAGCCTCACTACTGACAGTTCGTTACGGTGCGGGCTAGAATCTCGGCACATAGACGCACTAAATTTCGAACCCATCCGTTTCGTTCAAATCATCTTTCGAACGCGGCGTTCTTTGTGTTAAGCGATTTTTGTCTGCAATGTTTTGACATAAGAGGACGCCGTTGAAATTGCGGGTTTTGCTGGCATCGCGTTTGAGAATTGCGCCGTATCGCACGTCGTTATTGCTTGGAATTTCTTGTGGATACGCTTTTTTGCCCCTTTCGGCGCAGGCGGATGATGGTTCCGCCGCGCGCTTAGAGCAGGAAATGATGCGTCTGCAAGCGGCGCAAGCGCATGTGCAGCAGGAACAACGCGAAATCGAGCGAGATTTGGCGCTCGTGCGGGGCGAACTCGTCAAGCATCTCGGCAAAGCGCATGTGGAAACGGCGACGGCACATTCCGCCAAGCCGTCATCTCCTCGAGCCTTGAAAGCTGACGGCGTAGAAGCGCCCGCGCGTCATGGCGAACCAATGGAGGAAAAATTCGCGGATCGGACAATGCGATCTTCCTCCTCGGCGCATCGTCGCGGCGTGCCGGAGACAACCGGCGCGATCTTGGCGCAAGAGCGGAAGAACGCGCAAAGCGCGCCTTCGAATCTCGCGAACGAAGATCGCGTCGTTCCAGCGGGAGGCGGGAAATCCGTTTTGGATGTCGGGCCAGGAACCCAACTGGCGGTGATCGGCCGCCGGGCGGAAGACATCATGCCGCGCTTGGCGGAGAACGGCGTAGGGCCGCATCCGCGAGAAACTGCTGGCGGGCAGGCCGCTGGCGCGCTCGGCGATCACGGCGTTTTCCATTTCGGGCCTGTAACTCTTATTCTCGGTGGGTTCGTCGATACGGCATCGGTGCTGGAAAACCGGCATATCGCATCTGGCACGTTCAATTACTGGCAGGATATGCCCTATCCGAACCAGCCGCGTTACCACACCAACAATTTCGACGGCAGCGCCCGCTACAGCCGTCTTTCCTTGTTGGCGCGTGGCAATATCGACCCGGAAACGACTATTTCCGGCTTCTTCGAATCGGATTTCGGTTCGGGTGCGGTAACGACCGATCCTTATGAGAGCAACAGCTACGCGTTCCGGTTGCGCCAAGCTTATCTCGCTTTCGACGATAACCGCGATCAACTGCATCTTTTGGCAGGCCAGGCATGGAGCATGTTGACGCCTGGTCGTATCGGCATCGTGGCGCGTCAGGAGAGCTTACCGGAAACCATCGAGGCCTCCATGTTGGCGGGGCAGACATGGTCCCGGCAATTGCAGGTGCGTGTGGTGAAGGATTTCTTTGATCATCGCCTCTGGGCCGGTATCTCGGTTGAAAATCCCGCGACGCTCTACGATACGACTGGTTTTACGAACAATAATGGTGCCGTTTCCATGCCGAATGGCGCGATCGCCACGATTGGGGAAAACGGTGTTGGATTGACGAACGATACGGCCAATTTTTCCAATGAGATCGCTCCGGATGTGATCGGTAAACTCGCTTACGATCCGACTTGGGGCCATTATGAAGTGGAAGGGATTATGCATTTCCCGCATGATCGCGTCACGATCAACCATAGCGGCCATAACAATACGGCAGTCGGTGGCGGTGGCGGCGGCTCCATCATCTTTCCGGTCGTTCCCGGCAAAGTCGAGGTTCGTTTGGCCGGTTTGGCTGGCTGGGGCATCAACCGTTACGGCTCGGTGTTGCTGCCGGACGCGACATTGAATGCCGCAGGCGCGCCCGTTCCGCTTTTCGGTGTGCAGGCTCAGGCGGGTGTCATCGCTCAT from Kozakia baliensis encodes:
- the guaA gene encoding glutamine-hydrolyzing GMP synthase → MTVPESPATEQLDHRLHDDRVLILDFGSQVTQLIARRVRESGVYCEIWPFTVDAARISAFAPKGIILSGGPASVHDVNSPRVPEIVFDLNVPVLGICYGQQAMCLQLGGKVETHEHREFGRAHIEIAEDCALFRGTWSRGHREQVWMSHGDRVTQLPPGFRAVAWSEGAPFAIIADEGRRLYGVQFHPEVVHTPHGAALLRNFTHDVVGCKGTWTMAGFRDLEIARIRDQVGSGRVICGLSGGVDSSVAAKLIHDAIGDQLTCIFVDPGIMRANEAEEVVKTFRGRFNIRLVHRDASDLFLGALAGVTDPEIKRKTIGRLFVEVFEEEAAKLGGAQFLAQGTLYPDVIESVSFTGGPSVTIKSHHNVGGLPERMNMQLVEPLRELFKDEVRALGRELGIPENIVGRHPFPGPGLAIRIPGAVDREKLDLLRKVDAIYLEEIRNAGLYDAIWQAFAVLLPVRTVGVMGDGRTYDQACALRAVTSTDGMTAEVYPFDFGFLNRVAGRIVNEVRGINRVTYDITSKPPGTIEWE
- a CDS encoding SDR family NAD(P)-dependent oxidoreductase, whose amino-acid sequence is MTEKGLVIITGGGRGIGCAIAKTLAHDGYTVAITYTKSPDVAERVVREIAESGGRAKAYQANVTQPAQITALFKDAIDELGPLYGFVNNAGVTGERALIADQKPEDLQELIATNVTGSLIAAGEAVKHLSTKRGGKGGVIVNISSVAARLGGLPGLVAYAATKGAIETFTKGLANEVAREGVRVNAVAPGLTDTEMVTEETAEKIGEHVPMGRIGKPEEIADAVLYLLSDRASYITGTTLTVSGGR